One Phaseolus vulgaris cultivar G19833 chromosome 4, P. vulgaris v2.0, whole genome shotgun sequence DNA window includes the following coding sequences:
- the LOC137837789 gene encoding uncharacterized oxidoreductase At4g09670-like — MGDDENAVRFGILGCANISIKLCKAINKAANAKLHALGSRSVEKAKTFATEHNLPKTVKIYGTYESVLEDDEVDAVYIPLPTGLHVTWAVRAAERRKHVLLEKPAAMSVAELDRILEACEAHGVQFMDGTMWMHHPRTAQMKEALSDAQRFGQLKWIHTCLTYNPGPEFLKSNIRVKADLDGLGALGDTGWYCIRAILWAVDYELPKSVLAFPGAILNEEGVIISCGSSMHWEDGRSATFHCSFLSYVTFDVTLLGTKGCLRLHDFALPFEENLGYATFLEASELDYGKIEPGMWCPKPNEHVVETEFSQEVWMVKEFADLVQKVKGCEMKPQKSWPVFSRKTQLVLDAVKESIHKGYQTVQIVS; from the exons ATGGGTGATGATGAAAATGCAGTGCGTTTTGGCATTCTTGGCTGTGCCAACATCTCCATCAAGCTATGCAAAGCCATAAACAAAGCAGCAAATGCAAAGCTCCATGCCCTAGGTAGTCGTTCGGTGGAAAAGGCAAAAACCTTCGCAACCGAACACAATCTACCTAAGACAGTTAAGATTTATGGAACTTACGAGAGTGTGTTGGAAGATGATGAGGTGGATGCAGTGTACATCCCTCTTCCGACCGGTTTGCACGTGACATGGGCGGTGAGGGCGGCGGAGAGGCGGAAGCATGTACTGCTGGAGAAGCCGGCGGCGATGAGCGTGGCGGAGCTTGACCGGATTCTTGAGGCTTGTGAGGCTCATGGGGTGCAGTTCATGGATGGCACCATGTGGATGCACCACCCTCGAACGGCTCAAATGAAGGAGGCTCTCTCTGATGctcaacgttttggtcaactcAAATGG ATACACACTTGTCTCACATACAACCCTGGTCCTGAATTTCTGAAAAGCAACATTCGTGTGAAGGCAGATTTAGATGGTCTTGGTGCCTTAGGAGACACAGGTTGGTATTGCATCAGAGCCATCTTGTGGGCTGTGGACTATGAGCTTCCAAAATCAGTGCTTGCATTCCCAGGAGCCATTCTCAATGAAGAAGGTGTAATCATCTCTTGTGGCTCTTCTATGCACTGGGAAGATGGAAGATCTGCCACCTTTCACTGTTCCTTCTTATCCTACGTAACCTTTGATGTAACTCTTTTGGGAACAAAAGGGTGTCTTCGACTCCATGATTTTGCCCTTCCATTTGAAGAGAACTTGGGGTATGCCACCTTTTTGGAGGCCTCAGAGTTGGATTATGGGAAGATTGAACCAGGAATGTGGTGTCCTAAGCCAAATGAGCATGTTGTAGAGACAGAGTTTTCTCAAGAAGTTTGGATGGTTAAGGAGTTTGCTGATTTGGTCCAAAAGGTTAAGGGATGTGAAATGAAGCCTCAGAAGAGTTGGCCAGTTTTTAGCAGAAAGACTCAACTTGTGTTGGATGCAGTGAAAGAGTCCATCCACAAAGGTTACCAAACTGTTCAAATTGTGAGTTAA